One Oncorhynchus masou masou isolate Uvic2021 chromosome 2, UVic_Omas_1.1, whole genome shotgun sequence genomic region harbors:
- the LOC135556074 gene encoding membrane progestin receptor gamma-B-like, with translation MLSLLKLPRVFTIHQVPKVFHEDSIISGYRHPRSSATDCILSLFQLTNETLNIWTHFLPTWYFLWKLLTVVLKEHVLHDSFTWPLLVFLMSCCVYPLASSCAHTFSTMSTRARHICFFFDYGALSLYSLGSAMTYSAYVIPDNWVNSSSHQYYIPIAVVNTVICTALACYSRLGLPYIQYNHDVIKRFSECKSPKFGKFLRILAFALPYLFDNIPLFYRLFLCVGEGCTVNDANALHHTHIALAFLTAFLFATHLPERLAPGSFDYIGHSHQLFHVFGIIGTHFQMEAIEQDMVTRRPWLLTYSLPITFTNTLGAALLSVTLSLGIIVFFSLPLLWSATRGEHTEKTQSRPIAKGCQYH, from the exons ATGCTCAGCCTTCTTAAACTGCCCAGAGTCTTCACCATCCACCAAGTCCCAAAA GTGTTCCATGAGGACAGCATCATCTCAGGCTACCGACACCCTCGCAGCTCAGCCACTGACTGCATCCTCAGCCTCTTCCAGCTGACCAATGAAACGCTCAATATCTGGACACACTTCCTGCCCACATG GTACTTCTTATGGAAGCTGCTGACGGTGGTCCTGAAGGAACACGTCCTCCA CGACTCGTTCACGTGGCCCCTCCTGGTGTTCCTGATGTCGTGCTGTGTGTACCCGCTGGCCTCTAGCTGTGCCCACACCTTCAGCACCATGTCAACACGCGCACGACACATCTGCTTCTTCTTCGACTACGGAGCTCTGAGTCTCTACAGCCTGG GCTCTGCCATGACATATTCTGCCTACGTTATTCCTGATAACTGGGTGAACAGTTCGTCCCACCAGTACTATATCCCCATCGCTGTGGTGAACACGGTCATCTGTACCGCCTTAGCCTGCTACTCCAG GCTTGGTTTACCATATATCCAATATAACCATGACGTCATAAAAAG ATTCTCAGAGTGTAAGAGCCCAAAGTTTGGCAAATTTCTCCGCATTCTAGCTTTCGCATTACCCTACCTGTTCGACAACATTCCTCTCTTCTACAGG CTCTtcttgtgtgtgggtgagggCTGCACTGTCAACGATGCCAACGCTCTCCACCACACCCACATCGCCCTGGCCTTCCTGACCGCATTCCTCTTCGCCACACACCTACCAGAGCGCCTGGCCCCCGGCAGCTTCGACTACATAG GTCACAGCCACCAACTGTTCCACGTGTTCGGCATAATCGGCACTCATTTCCAGATGGAGGCCATTGAGCAGGACATGGTGACGCGACGCCCGTGGCTCCTCACGTACTCTCTGCCCATCACCTTCACCAACACACTGGGGGCGGCACTGCTGAGTGTAACCCTCAGCCTTGGCATCATCGTCTTCTTTAGTCTGCCTCTGCTCTGGTCAGCCACCCGGGGAGAACACACTGAGAAGACACAGTCACGTCCAATAGCCAAGGGCTGCCAGTACCACTAG